The following are encoded together in the Babesia microti strain RI chromosome II, complete genome genome:
- a CDS encoding hypothetical protein (overlaps_old_locusTagID:BBM_II03505): MNNGSKTLILFGVWIWVFGYYLSVWNLQTKVLLCYCIVAACTISVIESDNTNDTIFDRVLLLNRFNKMHYRRFAAFLIGFPGLFALDFNLTGLGSIMLVIGGLYRLGSGEERSEIECGYDTCYTMV; the protein is encoded by the exons ATGAATAATGGAAGCAAAACGCTGATCCTATTTGGAGTGTGGATTTGGGTATTTGGCTACTACTTGAGCGTGTGGAATCTACAAACCAAGGTTTTACTATGTTATTGCATTGTTGCGGCATGTACGATAAGTGTAATAGAATCTGACAATACTAATGATACCATTTTTGACAGAGTATTACTGCTTAACA GGTTTAACAAAATGCATTATCGGAGATTCGCTGCGTTTTT GATTGGATTTCCTGGACTTTTCGCTTTGGATTTCAATCTAACAGGTTTAGGCTCTATAATGTTGGTAATTGGCGGATTGTATAG ATTGGGTAGTGGTGAAGAAAGAAGCGAAATTGAATGTGGGTATGACACATGCTATACAATGGTGTAA
- a CDS encoding transcription factor with AP2 domain(s), putative (ApiAP2) (overlaps_old_locusTagID:BBM_II03510) encodes MISNVHFLALPNNSVWKLNNPFYQHLKWEIIRRHFGKWYTPPTKDIIHPYINEPEQLPLKSPYKSARVNKSQMFIPKNFSRDITLERMRSGENLGSDYPWNLLETDVNYRHRLYNVKYESVPWMISDVKGIEYYKRLHVFGVNWMEDGIHRIRWFRCAHGIMRAKNAAERFKLKLEAAGRVDNMKSERQKRMDMIRKNTAAKLRQKRYAKITRGLM; translated from the exons atgatttcaAACGTACACTTTCTGGCCTTACCTAACAACTCAGTTTGGAAGCtaaataatccattttaCCAGCATTTAAAGTGGGAAATCATTCGTCGTCACTTTGGTAAATGGTACACACCGCCCACAAAAGACATAATCCATCCCTATATAAATG AGCCTGAGCAATTGCCCTTGAAATCTCCTTATAAAAGTGCAAGAGTTAACAAATCGCAAATGTTTATCCCAAAGAATTTCTCCAGAGATATT ACCCTAGAAAGAATGAGAAGTGGCGAGAATTTGGGTAGTGATTACCCATGGAATCTACTTGAAACTGATGTAAATTATAGGCACCGACTATATAATGTAAAGTATGAAAGCGTGCCCTGGATGATCTCGGATGTCAAGGGTATTGAATACTATAAAAG ATTGCATGTATTTGGAGTGAATTGGATGGAAGATGGAATCCATCGCATTCGTTGGTTTAGATGCGCTCATGGTATCATGCGAGCCAAAAATGCGGCAGAGAGGTTCAAATTGAAACTTGAGGCGGCGG GGCGCGTTGATAACATGAAGAGTGAGAGACAGAAGAGGATGGATATGATCAGGAAAAATACTGCAGCTAAACTCAGACAGAAGAGATATGCCAAGATAACCCGTGGGctaatgtaa
- a CDS encoding ATP synthase (E/31 kDa) subunit — translation MALDDVEAQNQIRQMVNFILNEAKDKSEEIESKAMEEFNIKKLTIIHKLKEEARQKNIKKLKQEETKSLLEKTEILHKLRLDSIKVKNNILMEIQEAAGMKLDKLHEDKEKYKSLIIDLIVEACILLATPEVWVFCKARDKQVVLESIDPAIKKYEKLIKSNPNNPQQIKITLNPKDIEAATSKGSICYGGVMITSVDGSLICNNTLRTRLESIVNRGTPILSSKLYGESL, via the exons atGGCACTG GATGACGTGGAGGCCCAAAATCAAATTCGCCAAATGGTGAATTTCATCCTCAATGAGGCGAAAGATAAATCTGAGGAAATCGAGTCTAAAGCCATGGAGGAgtttaatattaaaaaactTACAATAATCCACAAGCTCAAGGAGGAGGCGAgacaaaaaaatattaagaAACTAAAGCAGGAAGAGACTAAATCATTGCT cgAAAAGACGGAAATATTGCATAAATTGCGCCTGGACTCTATAAAGgtcaaaaataacattttgaTGGAAATACAAGAAGCTGCGGGCATGAAACTAGATAAACTGCACGAAGATAAAGAGAAATACAAATCCTTAATCATAGATTTGATTGTGGaa GCCTGTATATTGCTAGCCACGCCAGAAGTTTGGGTTTTCTGCAAGGCGAGGGACAAACAAGTAGTCCTTGAATCTATTGATCCC GCAATTAAGAAATATGAAAAACTCATCAAATCCAACCCAAATAATCctcaacaaataaaaataactcTCAATCCTAAAGACATTGAGGCTGCCACATCAAAAGGCTCCATTTG CTATGGGGGAGTTATGATAACTTCCGTTGATGGATCGCTAATATGCAATAACACTTTGCGAACTCGTTTGGAAAGCATTGTAAATAGGGGGACCCCTATACTATCTTCAAAGCTATATGGTGAATCACTATAG
- a CDS encoding condensin complex subunit 2 (overlaps_old_locusTagID:BBM_II03515), translating to MANGLKKLKMAKNQDEELDEVPQKQVDTKPVVPKVLTDADKKRSQDLLSAFTECMSALSSNKISTRNAFEVGLIDNLDEVVHMSGDSDEDEIKDDDIEDDDVTDSSKKQVSKLSFTRASKAIEGASRLYGYRVEAIYDQTFNVLASMNTANNLGDDQGDNQREKVKKKRTNFSDANKTLLSEKDVTMDVIPVNEGILDPYFLKVSSLFDQAGAVGLLLANMQIETDLTLGFVGSNPIFPPYVESISNDTPFHLTTQQIKELLFDNPADLETAHVLPQINAYRNELKRITSSGVHSNDEKQPVPSLANLSATISSINDQKSNVPEAPAQDGDSKVELPQTDNEPVVGMDMDINVPELPADLSTWDAPYSDYMNMPMDTFEQEKLDSSSSHVIEMNLTALDGIDNFDSLNFRKKRIKSILGELSVTKQKSESKRVQESEIDFQESLLEFVTGDNHDHEIDPLVAKGMGLNPNIFENDEFDAVKVETKLNDLLAKGKVKVPPMDPNIAVDNTSSNAPFKDFFLTRLNATLNKKLKLMVSKDECYLTVAAANDIDTPFSAFEETKIAELTHRAIVESDEEDGDYDENLDTHGLDELPETLEDVEDLQNNKEDDDGRADLATLGLNRNIDIAMIKQALSSVILPTSEFLDAVENGNQLAENIEYNVEKSPEINTEFTFRSVIKETLHRLGTRDPSKGVNVHILFVCLLHVCNDHDILLRQAEEAKAIQIFISAPEQQHLT from the exons atggCAAAT GGACTCAAAAAACTTAAAATGGCCAAAAATCAAGATGAGGAACTTGATGAGGTACCTCAAAAACAGGTAGATACCAAACCGGTCGTACCAAAGGTTTTGACGGATGCGGATAAAAAACGAAGCCAGGACCTACTTTCTGCCTTTACTGAATGCATGAGCGCTTTGTCTAGCAACAAGATTAGCACTCGTAATGCATTTGAAGTGGGTctaattgacaatttggatGAAGTGGTCCATATGAGTGGGGATTCTGATGAAGATGAGATTAaggatgatgatattgaagATGACGATGTTACAGATAGTAGTAAAAAGCAAGTATCTAAGCTCTCATTTACAAGAGCATCTAAAGCCATTGAAGGGGCTAGTAGGTTATACGGGTACCGTGTTGAGGCCATTTATGACCAAACATTTAATGTGCTTGCCAGTATGAATACTGCAAACAATCTTGGCGATGACCAAGGAGATAACCAACGGGAGAAGGTGAAGAAGAAAAGGACAAATTTTAGCGATGCAAACAAGACATTGCTTTCTGAGAAAGATGTCACTATGGATGTTATTCCGGTTAATGAGGGTATTTTGGACCCATATTTTCT AAAAGTATCATCTCTCTTCGACCAGGCAGGCGCCGTTGGTCTTCTACTAGCTAACATGCAAATTGAAACAGATCTCACTCTCGGATTTGTAGGCTCAAATCCAATATTTCCACCATACGTAGAATCTATTTCCAATGACACCCCCTTTCATTTGACGACGCAGCAGATTAAGGAATTACTATTTGACAACCCTGCGGATCTCGAAACCGCACATGTGTTACCCCAAATTAATGCATATCGCAATGAACTTAAAAGAATTACTAGCAGTGGAGTTCATTCTAACGATGAAAAACAACCAGTTCCATCATTAGCTAACCTTAGTGCAACAATTTCCAGCATAAATGATCAAAAATCTAATGTGCCTGAGGCACCCGCTCAGGATGGAGATTCCAAAGTGGAACTACCTCAAACAGATAACGAACCAGTTGTCGGCATGG ACATGGATATCAACGTGCCAGAACTTCCAGCTGACTTGTCCACCTGGGATGCCCCTTACTCTGACTATATGAACATGCCTATGGATACGTTTGAACAAGAAAAGCTTGATAGTTCTTCTTCTCATGTCATAGAAATGAATTTAACGGCTTTAGATGGCATTGATAACTTCGATTCGTTAAATTTCAGAAAGAAGCGCATCAAATCTATCTTGGGTGAATTAAGCGTCACTAAACAGAAGTCAGAATCGAAGCGTGTACAAGAGAGCGAAATTGACTTCCAGGAATCGTTGTTGGAGT TTGTGACTGGGGATAATCATGACCATGAGATAGACCCGTTGGTGGCCAAAGGCATGGGCCTCAATCCGAACATTTTCGagaatgatgaatttgacgCTGTGAAGGTCGAAACGAAGTTAAATGACCTTTTAGCCAAGGGGAAAGTCAAGGTTCCACCAATGGATCCCAACATAGCTGTGGACAACACAAGCTCCAATGCGCCATTCAAGGACTTTTTCCTCACCCGTCTAAATGCCACACTTAATAAGAAGCTGAAACTTATGGTCTCAAAGGATGAATGTTATCTCACTGTTGCAGCTGCAAATGACATTGACACTCCATTTTCTGCATTTGAAGAAACTAAAATCGCAGAGCTTACACACAGGGCTATAGTTGAATCGGATGAGGAAGATGGGGATTATGATGAAAATCTCGACACCCATGGTTTAGACGAATTACCGGAAACGTTAGAAGATGTGGAAGAT CTCCAAAATAATAAAGAGGATGACGATGGCAGGGCTGATTTGGCGACTTTGGGGCTGAACAGAAACATTGACATTGCAATGATAAAGCAGGCATTGTCTAGCGTTATATTACCCACATCTGAGTTCTTGGATGCAGTGGAAAACGGGAATCAGTTAGCAGAgaatattgaatataatgtGGAGAAATCGCCAGAAATAAATACT GAATTTACCTTCCGCTCTGTCATAAAAGAGACCCTACACAGGTTGGGTACTAGGGACCCCAGCAAGGGGGTTAACGTACATATCTTATTTGTGTGCCTCCTACACGTTTGCAACGACCACG ACATTTTGCTCAGGCAAGCTGAAGAAGCTAAGGCgattcaaattttcatatcAGCTCCAGAACAACAGCACCTTACTTAg
- a CDS encoding thioredoxin reductase (NADPH) (overlaps_old_locusTagID:BBM_II03520), translating into MILRAGLLIIAAVRPLCPQIYHAAHHSPKLSNLLDKNFLFIAPKTNFVSRKMSTDAVKYDFAVIGGGPGGMAAAKEAARLGAKVIIFDHVKPSHRGTSWGFGGVCVNVGCVPKKLMHYASLLGVARQDIKKLGYQINDVDSTINWTTIKDLVSNYIKMLNFSYRSSLIVKGVKYVNRRVSLKSANEITYTDTDGREIVVCAKYILLAIGDRPHTPPEIDKSLVITSDDLFYLNNDPGKTLVVGASYVALECAGFLTGMGYHVTVAVRSIVLRGFDRQCSEKVANLMENTGTHFKYGILPINIVKECDGKLKVVFSDNSIDTFDTVLYATGRSPDLADMNLQNVGIQLSPNGRIIAENDQTSVPNVFAVGDIVENRPQLAPVAIKAGEMLSRRLFGNSKQMMDYSNIPTTIFTPYEFSTCGLSEEQAIDKYGENNLTIYLSEFTSLEQSLAHRMKTRHLITDEFDTDLPPTCLSKLIVEKGTDLVVGIHFVGPNAGEVMQGMALAMKLGVKKSDFDLTLGIHPTDAESFMNLNVTKDSGESWVSSGGCGGGKCG; encoded by the exons ATGATTCTTCGGGCTGGATTATTAATAATCGCAGCGGTCAGACCTTTATGtccacaaatttaccaCGCAGCGCATCACTCACCGAAACTAAGCAACCTTTTAGACAAGAATTTCCTGTTTATAGCACCAAAAACCAACTTTGTTAGTAGAAAAATGTCCACTGACGCTGTCAAGTATGACTTCGCTGTGATTGGAGGAGGCCCAGGAGGCATGGCTGCGGCCAAAGAGGCAGCCAGATTGGGGGCaaaagtaattatttttgaccATGTAAAACCCTCGCATAGGGGCACTTCTTGGGGATTTGGCGGGGTCTGTGTTAACGTGGGTTGTGTACCTAAGAAACTTATGCATTATGCGTCACTTTTGGGCGTTGCAAGACAGGATATTAAAAAGCTAGGCTATCAAATAAACGATGTAGATTCCACAATAAATTGGACTACGATCAAAG ACTTGGTGTCTAACTACATAAAGATGcttaatttttcatatcGTTCTTCACTCATTGTCAAGGGagttaaatatgtaaacAGGCGCGTATCGCTTAAATCTGCCAATGAAATAACATACACTGACACGGATGGCCGTGAAATT GTTGTTTGTGCCAAATACATACTACTTGCTATAGGCGACAGGCCGCATACACCACCTGAGATTGATAAGAGTTTAGTCATTACTTCTGATGACTTGTTTTACTTAAATAATGATCCGGGAAAGAC GTTAGTTGTGGGAGCTTCATATGTTGCTTTGGAATGCGCAGGCTTTTTGACAGGAATGGGTTATCACGTAACAGTTGCTGTTAGATCCATTGTTTTGCGAGGTTTTGATAGGCAGTGTTCAGAGAAG GTGGCAAACTTGATGGAAAACACCGGAACCCACTTCAAATATGGGATTCTACCAATCAATATTGTTAAAGAATGCGATGGAAAACTTAAAGTAGTCTTTTCAGACAACTCAATAGATACCTTTGACACCGTACTATACGCAACTGGTAGATCGCCAGATCTAGCAGATATGA atttACAAAATGTTGGCATTCAGTTATCCCCAAATGGGAGAATTATAGCTGAAAATGATCAAACTTCAGTGCCTAACGTGTTTGCTGTTGGCGATATCGTAGAGAATCGTCCCCAATTGGCTCCAGTTGCAATTAAAGCTGGGGAAATGCTATCTCGTAGGCTATTTGGTAACTCAAAACAAATG ATGgattattcaaatatacCTACAACAATATTTACCCCTTACGAATTTTCCACTTGTGGTCTAAGTGAAGAACAGGCTATTGACAAGTATGGAgaaaacaatttaaccaTATATTTGAGCGAGTTCACAAGTTTGGAACAGTCTCTAGCACATAGGATGAAGACAAGGCATTTGATTACTGACGAATTTGATACTGACCTTCCTCCTACATGTTTGAGCAAGTTGATTGTGGAAAAGGGCACTGATTTGGTTGTTGGAATTCATTTTGTTGGTCCAAATGCAGGTGAAGTAATGCAGGGAATGGCATTAGCTATGAAACTAGGAGTTAAAAAG TCGGATTTTGATTTAACACTGGGTATCCATCCAACGGATGCAGAGAGTtttatgaatttgaatGTGACGAAGGATTCGGGTGAGTCCTGGGTATCATCCGGTGGTTGTGGTGGGGGCAAGTGTGGTTGA
- a CDS encoding Lipase maturation factor (overlaps_old_locusTagID:BBM_II03525) yields the protein MNGVKLVNKCPLNELSARTLSLNFITDTEENDLTESYNLSRTFFTRILGIVHFFYFLSIFNNILPLIGTKGLYPVSEVLSMISNELHTTHDFLKYLKKMPLLFIILPSNDFFLAYIPLVGIFTSFILILAGLANWIVMTIIFFLLHTCVYCMNTFNFNSSHMLILEVTFLAIFLHQPNGFKNNSGKWNTPWAVRWGFKLFVYKVLLGSGIGQIKTSKSWSELSAMHNLLNSITAPTSFSWFIGHIASNPTSDRTLTIWVLAIECIFSIFVITPIRGCRLLGFFITMVYSLFFYSLGGNPHLYLLLFASSLFLLDDKALSWIFCIDTDDNTDTAEIKSNDEYNISLSLSDAPQFFWKLFHNTPKVNELMITIPIIGFKVSYNDFIRKMVNVLGSKIIYIKQLVLIILMIVLLVTAKIHWAIYLIIPIMLFIHVLTDLANFFFAYITTFTVFFITALWLFVHLMIKHGTWEGVMIFVTFILLINSLGKSCDWHITVKKVFFEITFALFLTIGFSYFICNLTLKHTNFNKELLSYGLYNSIAAYPNVYKYRYEAIIIGSSDYKITKDSVWKEYDWKSKPGYIDNSPSHIISYERPLDDWIKVNHDDFKRLLVQSKEYKRAERLAVKWGVDKEFKNIVPLLVIPLLYKLSIGDEKIASLFANNPFPNGAKHLKVLIYAYHMSFESHNVNNRTNYTQKELDDMMDYAKKHNYDPKPGKYANYGNSWIRQPLLVFAEFDLEETNTGTTHPHEKHLKKRRAANIPLVPFSHPVYHSPSIRKHTDYSDTVDRSDDLEDSIDNTIVDDDIVS from the coding sequence aTGAATGGCGTGAAGTTGGTGAATAAATGCCCTTTGAATGAATTATCTGCTCGTACATTATCACTAAATTTCATAACTGATACGGAGGAAAATGATCTTACGGAATCATACAATCTTAGTCGCACCTTCTTCACCAGAATACTCGGTATAGTCCACTTTTTTTATTTTCtctcaatttttaataatatacttCCACTCATTGGGACCAAAGGACTCTACCCGGTATCAGAGGTGTTAAGCATGATCAGTAATGAATTACACACTACCCATGACTTCCTCAAGTACCTCAAGAAGATGCCTCTTCTCTTCATTATTCTACcttcaaatgatttttttctTGCATATATACCACTAGTAGGTATTTTTACTTCTTTTATACTAATTCTAGCAGGTTTGGCTAATTGGATTGTTATGACAATCATATTTTTTCTCCTTCATACATGTGTCTATTGTATGAACACATTCAATTTCAACAGTTCGCATATGCTGATTTTGGAAGTAACTTTCTTGGCAATATTTTTGCATCAGCCAAATGGATTTAAAAACAATTCAGGCAAGTGGAATACACCGTGGGCCGTACGATGGGGTTTTAAGTTATTCGTATATAAGGTATTACTGGGTTCGGGCATTGGTCAAATCAAAACCAGTAAAAGTTGGTCGGAGTTGTCTGCAATgcataatttgttaaattctATAACGGCACCTACGTCATTTTCATGGTTTATAGGCCATATTGCATCAAATCCGACAAGTGATAGAACTCTAACTATATGGGTGCTTGCGATCGAATGTATATTTTCTATATTCGTCATAACACCTATTAGGGGTTGTAGGTTGCTGGGTTTCTTCATAACTATGGTTTATTCTTTATTCTTCTATTCTCTTGGAGGAAATCCGCACCTCTATCTACTTTTATTTGCTTCATCCTTATTTCTATTAGATGACAAAGCATTGAGCTGGATTTTTTGTATAGATACTGATGATAATACAGATACTGCTGAAATAAAGTCTAATGACGAATATAATATCAGTCTTTCACTCTCCGACGCTCctcaatttttttggaAGTTATTTCACAATACACCTAAagtaaatgaattaatgaTCACTATTCCAATAATTGGATTCAAAGTATCAtacaatgattttattCGCAAAATGGTAAACGTACTGGGTTCAAAGATCATAtacattaaacaattagtACTTATTATTCTAATGATTGTTTTGCTAGTTACTGCAAAGATTCATTGGgccatttatttaataataccCATAATGCTATTTATACACGTTCTTACtgatttggcaaatttctTTTTTGCATACATCACCACCTTTACTGTCTTTTTTATCACAGCCCTTTGGTTATTCGTACACTTGATGATTAAACATGGGACATGGGAAGGCGTGATGatatttgtaacatttatCCTCCTTATAAATTCCCTGGGTAAATCATGTGATTGGCATATTACTGTCAAAAAAGTGTTTTTCGAGATAACCTTTGCACTGTTTTTGACCATCGGATTCAGCTATTTTATATGTAATCTTACCCTTAAACAcacaaattttaacaaagAATTATTGTCGTATGGATTATATAATTCGATAGCTGCATATCCAAATGTTTATAAGTATAGATATGAAGcaataattattggatCCAGtgattataaaattaccaAAGATAGCGTATGGAAGGAGTATGACTGGAAGTCAAAACCAGGGTATATTGACAATTCCCCTTCCCATATAATTTCCTATGAACGCCCTTTAGATGACTGGATTAAAGTCAACCATGATGACTTTAAAAGGTTGTTAGTTCAGTCCAAAGAGTATAAAAGGGCTGAACGTTTAGCCGTGAAATGGGGTGTTGACAAggaatttaaaaatattgtacCGTTACTAGTAATACCACtgttatataaattgaGTATTGGAgatgaaaaaattgcatCTCTGTTCGCGAACAACCCCTTTCCAAATGGCGCGAAACACCTAAAGGTACTCATATATGCATATCACATGTCATTTGAATCGCATAATGTTAATAACCGCACCAATTACACCCAAAAGGAATTGGATGACATGATGGATTATGCTAAAAAACATAATTATGACCCTAAACCGGGTAAATATGCAAACTATGGCAATAGTTGGATTAGGCAGCCATTGCTAGTGTTTGCCGAGTTTGACTTGGAGGAAACCAATACTGGGACAACTCACCCGCATGAAAAGCATCTCAAAAAAAGGCGGGCGGCAAATATTCCATTGGTCCCCTTTTCTCACCCGGTATACCATTCCCCTTCCATAAGAAAACATACTGACTATAGCGACACTGTTGACCGTTCCGATGATTTGGAAGATTCAATAGACAACACGATTGTAGATGATGACATAGTGTCGTAG
- a CDS encoding Protein transport protein sec1 (overlaps_old_locusTagID:BBM_II03530) yields MRERSKRQLLWAIKRITDKQGPVLMIVDGWCLRILSSCCSISDVLELGVAAVEFLETDRQPMKNMSSLYFLSDLPNSITLFINDFKKKREKYKSAFLLFNCHLKGSCHLELVAKSVSLKKISGCYEILLDFIPYESKIFLTSKTTPVKSKDDVINKSKGGRDKNIRRDNSELELLSQLNHSDYMQFYESIFSVLELHPNIRYQCCDHLLPKKIAEAAQSHIYKNESDNMKNSAADSTFLVLCRCNDLNPLFLHEYTYQAFTYDTLNVNIHPGPSDKDNKQPNDIILIQKKSGNNESIATQAFLSEGDDLWVKFRHEHLQKVNQTVLEEVNRFSKERDEAFNNTDTALDLVRSLPQLQQMVDRYWIHVTISEMCFNEIEKSDIMRVGNIEQDLATGVDKVGKSINASKSLASISSILTDEKVDEYLKARLIMLYAVNISGLSSSDIKAMISGSSFSPLLMNVVTDYLFKSDLFWLPPKPLDAVEASGSKYAYQTPKFYECDDYYKRNRNYDYELSRFQPNLYFILKKLICGKLSYEKYPCVKETATRGSIKKFIVYVCGGVTFSETRVIYSLCKELNVEIYLGGDTILVPKNILKM; encoded by the exons ATGAGAGAAAGATCTAAGCGGC AATTGCTTTGGGCAATAAAAAGGATAACAGATAAACAGGGCCCAGTCTTGATGATCGTAGACGGTTGGTGTTTGAGGATTCTTTCATCATGTTGCTCAATAAGCGATGTGTTAGAGTTGGGAGTTGCAGCCGTAGAGTTTCTGGAAACGGACAGACAACCCATGAAGAACATGAGCTCGCTCTACTTTTTATCAGATCTCCCCAATTCAATAACACTATTCATCAATGATTTCAAAAAGAAAAGAGAAAAGTATAAAAGCGCATTCCTACTCTTCAATTGCCACTTGAAGGGTTCGTGTCACTTGGAGTTAGTTGCCAAGAGTGTATCGCTCAAGAAAATTTCTGGTTGTTATGAAATATTACTCGATTTCATACCATATGAatccaaaatatttcttaCGAGCAAAACGACACCAGTCAAATCAAAAGATGACGTTATAAATAAGAGCAAGGGTGGTAgggataaaaatattagaaGGGACAATAGTGAACTGGAGTTATTAAGCCAACTAAATCACAGCGACtatatgcaattttatgAGAGTATATTTTCAGTACTAGAGCTACATCCAAATATTAGGTACCAATGTTGCGATCACTTGCTGCCTAAGAAAATTGCCGAAGCGGCTCAATCCCACATCTACAAAAATGAAAGTGacaatatgaaaaattcaGCTGCAGATTCAACGTTTTTGGTTCTATGTCGCTGCAACGACTTAAATCCTCTGTTCCTTCACGAATATACTTACCAAGCCTTTACATACGATACATTAAATGTCAATATTCACCCTGGGCCATCGGACAAAGACAATAAACAGCCAAacgatataattttaatacagAAGAAATCTGGTAACAATGAATCCATCGCTACGCAAGCATTTCTTTCCGAAGGGGACGATTTGTGGGTTAAGTTTAGACATGAGCATCTGCAGAAAGTGAACCAAACGGTTCTTGAAGAAGTGAACAGATTTTCTAAAGAGAGGGACGAAGCCTTCAATAACACAGATACTGCATTAGACCTGGTTCGATCATTGCCTCAACTGCAACAAATGGTGGATAGGTACTGGATACATGTAACAATTTCCGAAATGTGTTTTAACGAGATTGAGAAAAGTGATATTATGCGTGTAGGTAATATCGAGCAAGATCTGGCAACAGGTGTGGATAAAGTAGGTAAGAGTATAAATGCTTCAAAAAGTCTTGCCTCAATTAGTTCAATACTAACAGATGAAAAGGTGGACGAATATCTGAAAGCTAGGTTGATTATGTTATATGCGGTAAACATCTCGGGGTTGTCCAGTTCAGATATCAAAGCAATGATTTCTGGTTCGTCATTTTCACCTTTGTTGATGAATGTTGTGACTGACTACCTGTTCAAAAGTGACTTATTTTGGTTGCCACCTAAGCCATTAGATGCCGTTGAGGCTAGTGGTTCAAAATACGCTTACCAGACCCCCAAGTTTTATGAATGTGATGATTATTACAAAAGGAATCGCAATTACGATTATGAACTGTCACGGTTTCAGCCGAACTTGTACTTTATCCTCAAAAAGTTAATTTGTGGCAAATTAAGCTATGAAAAGTACCCTTGTGTCAAAGAAACGGCTACGCGTGGTTCAATTAAGAagtttattgtatatgtatgCGGGGGAGTGACATTTTCTGAAACAAGGGTTATTTACAGTCTTTGCAAGGAGTTAAACGTTGAGATATATCTTGGAGGtgatacaattttggtACCCAAGAATATTTTGAAGATGTAG